The following proteins come from a genomic window of Gossypium raimondii isolate GPD5lz chromosome 5, ASM2569854v1, whole genome shotgun sequence:
- the LOC105767914 gene encoding uncharacterized protein LOC105767914, producing the protein MSSYENVVGGKLKLKGKALDVKAGGIKKKKKHKKQIQHDDQITQNDPSDAASAGETTEVSVDPNEEDINNAEKSSGEKAAPHYDDHLTPAERRYIEQREQLDVHRLAKQANKSHRDRIQDFNQYLANMSEHYDIPKVGPG; encoded by the exons ATGTCATCATACGAAAACGTTGTAGGTGGGAAGCTGAAGCTGAAGGGAAAAGCCTTGGATGTTAAGGCTGGTGgaatcaagaagaaaaagaaacataagAAGCAAATTCAACATGATGACCAAATTACCCAGAACGATCCCTCTGATGCCGCTTCTGCtg GTGAAACCACGGAAGTTTCTGTTGATCCCAATGAAGAAGATATCAACAATGCAGAGAAGTCAAGTGGGGAGAAGGCGGCTCCTCATTATGATGATCATCTTACCCCAGCAGAGAGACGATACATTGAGCAGAGGGAGCAGCTCGACGTTCATAGGTTGGCTAAGCAAGCTAATAAATCTCACCGTGATAGAATCCAGGATTTCAATCAATATCTGGCAAACATGAGTGAGCATTATGACATTCCGAAAGTTGGTCCCGGTTAA